From the genome of bacterium:
ATCAACAGTGTTTATAAAACCAAAAACCATTTTGAACAGAAATTTGAAGGCCACAGGAAATATATTGATCTGCAGTTTGTATTTTCCGGCGAAGAAATGATTAAAATATCCCCGATTAAATATTCCCGTAAAATTTCCGAATATGATCCTGGAAAAGATGTTCAATTTTTTAACGCGGAATCCTTTTCAACACTGTTAATGAAAAGCGGCATGCTGGCTATTTTTTACCCGGATGACATACACGCGCCTGGGTTAGACAGTGGGAAAACCTGCCTTATTAACAAATCCGTTATAAAAGTTAGAATATAATTACAAAACATTCTAAATATCTCCCAATCTTTTTAACGCGGATATTTTATCTGTCTGCCCGATTTTCGCCAATGTCACAGCCTTCCTCAAATACTCAATAGAATGTTCGTAATTTTCACGGTCCACGGGATACGGGAACCCGTCCTTGCCCCCGTGCGCGAAACTGTAACGGGCAGGGTCTTTAAAACTCGGAGGTTTTCCATAAACAATTTCTGAAATCAATGCCAGCGCCCGAATGGTTTTAGGCCCGACACCTTCAATACCCAGTAAATGTTCAAAGTTATCAGGCTGTTTTTTATAAGTTTTAAGAAATATTTTTTTAAGGTATTTTGAATTGATGTCTTTCTGCAAAACAGGGTGTCTGCCTGGAAGTTCCAGGCTGATAATCTTATCAATTTCTTCAGCAAGTTTTTCAGGATTTTCTTTTGACGCGTCCGTGCTTATAATTCTCGCGGCCTCGCTTTCCTTAGCGGTCATATTAAGCGTTTCGCCGCGGTTATCCGAACAAATCGCGGAATGAGGCTCGCAAACAAAATTTGACACATTTTCGCTTAACCAGTGGTAACGCCTTGCCCAGCGATTTACCCCGTTCATTCCCTGCTGGACAACCGCCCAGTTTCCTTTTTTTGTAAATAAAAATGTGTGATGATAAAGCTGGTAACCATCCTGGACCGCTGAGTTATCCACCTTCGCGGACATTCTGCTGGCATAAACCAATTTCGCTGGATTTATCGATATTTTTTCCGACCATAATTCAATCTCAGACGGGGTTTTTCTTGAAGTTTTACCCTTGCCGCCGGCGACAAAAATTCCAAGCTCTTTTTCAATCCCGCGTATTGATTCTTTTACCGCGCCGCATACGGTAGTGGTGAGCCCGCTTGAATGCCAGTCAAAACCAAGCACACAGCCAAAGGCCTGAAACCAAAACGGGTCCGACATACGCCTTAAGACCTCATCCGGTCCGGTATCAGAAACTATAAGGGTAATGATTTCCCTGCTTAACGCGCGCATTTTGGTAAAAAGCCACGCGGGCGCGTTTCCGTAGTGGAGAGGTAAATGGGCGGTTCCTGTTCGTGTCATAACCGGATAATTATAACATTAAAAAAGTGCACACTTTTTCGTTTTTCTCTTATCTTTTTTAGAAATGTCTTTTTTGAATGTTTTCTGGTAATCGGTGGGTGTTATGTTAAACGCCTTTTTGAAACATGCGGAAAAATAAGATGACGAGCCAAATCCGCAGTCGAGGGCAATTTCTGTAATAGATTTATCCGACGCCTTCAATAAATTTTTAACTACCTTCATCCGGATTTTATTCAGGTAATCCTGCGGCGGCTGCCCAACCTCT
Proteins encoded in this window:
- a CDS encoding YhcH/YjgK/YiaL family protein, which produces MAIIGHIEEIKKNNKFNKLIKTGLEYLCNMKETDFKNMDINDKTTIGIDGNRIFVINSVYKTKNHFEQKFEGHRKYIDLQFVFSGEEMIKISPIKYSRKISEYDPGKDVQFFNAESFSTLLMKSGMLAIFYPDDIHAPGLDSGKTCLINKSVIKVRI
- a CDS encoding DUF763 domain-containing protein — its product is MTRTGTAHLPLHYGNAPAWLFTKMRALSREIITLIVSDTGPDEVLRRMSDPFWFQAFGCVLGFDWHSSGLTTTVCGAVKESIRGIEKELGIFVAGGKGKTSRKTPSEIELWSEKISINPAKLVYASRMSAKVDNSAVQDGYQLYHHTFLFTKKGNWAVVQQGMNGVNRWARRYHWLSENVSNFVCEPHSAICSDNRGETLNMTAKESEAARIISTDASKENPEKLAEEIDKIISLELPGRHPVLQKDINSKYLKKIFLKTYKKQPDNFEHLLGIEGVGPKTIRALALISEIVYGKPPSFKDPARYSFAHGGKDGFPYPVDRENYEHSIEYLRKAVTLAKIGQTDKISALKRLGDI